A region from the Pyrinomonadaceae bacterium genome encodes:
- the secE gene encoding preprotein translocase subunit SecE, translated as MATRKEDDDEMGMAEPPPARDTSVEKPIGTPRPRAAAFGEGAEGRAVRRERGLAGPRTGFFQRTSQFLRDTRAEMRRVSWPTLVMVRNTTLITLVAVVFFAIYLFAVDRIWTFLIDNLRKSLGG; from the coding sequence GTGGCGACACGGAAAGAGGACGACGACGAAATGGGGATGGCCGAGCCGCCGCCGGCGCGCGACACCTCCGTCGAAAAACCGATCGGTACTCCACGCCCGCGCGCAGCCGCATTTGGCGAGGGCGCTGAAGGACGAGCGGTACGACGCGAGCGTGGACTCGCCGGCCCGCGCACGGGTTTCTTCCAGCGGACGTCTCAATTCCTCCGCGACACCCGCGCCGAAATGCGTCGCGTTTCGTGGCCGACGCTGGTGATGGTGCGGAACACGACGTTGATCACCCTGGTTGCTGTGGTCTTCTTCGCGATTTATCTGTTTGCGGTCGACCGCATCTGGACATTTCTGATTGATAACCTGCGCAAGTCGCTGGGAGGCTGA
- the rpmG gene encoding 50S ribosomal protein L33 codes for MPRDNVVLQCADCKSRNYVTTKNKKTTTERLEFSKFCRRCRKHTSHKETK; via the coding sequence ATGCCGCGTGACAATGTTGTGTTGCAGTGCGCCGATTGCAAAAGCCGCAATTACGTAACGACCAAGAACAAGAAGACAACGACTGAGCGTTTGGAGTTCAGTAAGTTCTGCCGCCGTTGCCGCAAGCACACATCGCACAAGGAAACCAAGTAA
- the rplJ gene encoding 50S ribosomal protein L10 — MKTRKQKQEDLDALAEQFKNAHAAMLVSFKKMTVAKDQELRRQLREAGVSYSVVKNTLARKAAAGTPLEPLADEFKGVTGVALSTTDPVSLSKAISKFTKANAEIFSFKVGLVEGKVLELKQVEAIANLPSREELISKMLFLINAQAQRLVTVIQAVPRNLAVVMDQVRAQKETQGA; from the coding sequence ATGAAAACAAGGAAACAAAAGCAGGAAGATCTCGACGCGCTGGCTGAACAGTTTAAGAATGCACACGCGGCGATGCTGGTCAGTTTCAAGAAAATGACCGTGGCCAAGGACCAGGAGCTGCGCCGGCAATTGCGCGAAGCAGGCGTCTCTTATTCAGTCGTCAAGAATACTCTGGCGCGCAAGGCAGCAGCCGGAACACCGCTTGAGCCGCTCGCTGATGAATTCAAAGGCGTGACCGGTGTGGCGCTGAGCACGACTGATCCGGTCAGCTTGTCGAAAGCGATTTCAAAATTTACGAAAGCGAACGCTGAGATTTTCAGTTTCAAAGTCGGCCTTGTCGAAGGAAAGGTCCTGGAGCTGAAACAGGTCGAAGCAATCGCAAATCTGCCGTCGCGTGAGGAACTCATCTCGAAGATGCTGTTCCTGATCAACGCGCAGGCGCAAAGACTGGTGACCGTGATTCAGGCGGTGCCGCGCAATCTCGCGGTAGTGATGGATCAGGTGCGTGCCCA
- the rplA gene encoding 50S ribosomal protein L1 encodes MKKHGKKYRAALEKLEDGRKYNLEDAVKKLKEIAFAKFDETVELTVWLGVDPRKADQLVRGTIVLPHGLGKTKTVVVIAQGDKIREAEEAGADFVGGEDLVTRIKGGWLEFDAVIATPDMMRFVGGLGKVLGPRGLMPNPKTGTVTPDVKTAIRETKAGKVEYRVDKTGVIHTGVGKVSFDEHKLVENTRALIDAVAKAKPSTAKGKYMKKVNLASTMSPGILLDETAFAR; translated from the coding sequence ATGAAAAAGCACGGAAAGAAATATCGCGCCGCCTTAGAGAAGCTCGAAGATGGGCGCAAGTACAATCTGGAAGACGCGGTCAAGAAGCTGAAAGAGATCGCGTTTGCGAAATTTGACGAGACGGTTGAGCTGACGGTGTGGCTGGGCGTGGACCCCCGCAAAGCCGATCAGCTGGTGCGCGGGACCATCGTTTTGCCGCACGGTCTCGGTAAAACCAAGACAGTCGTAGTCATTGCGCAGGGCGACAAGATTCGCGAAGCCGAAGAGGCGGGCGCGGACTTTGTCGGCGGCGAAGACCTGGTAACCAGGATAAAAGGCGGCTGGCTCGAGTTTGACGCCGTGATCGCCACGCCCGACATGATGCGTTTTGTCGGCGGATTGGGAAAGGTGCTCGGCCCGCGCGGTCTGATGCCGAATCCGAAAACCGGCACCGTCACGCCGGACGTGAAGACTGCAATCCGGGAAACTAAAGCCGGCAAGGTTGAGTACCGCGTCGACAAGACCGGGGTGATTCATACGGGTGTCGGCAAGGTCTCGTTCGACGAGCACAAGCTGGTCGAGAACACGCGCGCTTTGATTGACGCCGTGGCGAAGGCGAAACCGTCGACCGCCAAAGGCAAGTACATGAAGAAAGTGAACCTGGCGTCAACCATGAGCCCGGGCATTCTGCTCGATGAAACCGCGTTCGCGAGATAG
- the rplK gene encoding 50S ribosomal protein L11: MAKKISGYIKLQVPAGKANPAPPIGPALGQHGVNIMEFCKAFNAKTAQMDPDMKIPVVITVYADRSFTFETKTPPAADLLKKAAGISKGAGNPKKEKVGKISRAKIEEIAKTKMPDLNTTNLESAIRTIEGTARQMGLTVE; this comes from the coding sequence ATGGCAAAGAAGATTTCAGGTTACATCAAGTTGCAGGTTCCGGCCGGTAAAGCTAATCCGGCGCCCCCGATTGGCCCGGCGTTGGGCCAGCACGGCGTGAACATCATGGAATTCTGCAAGGCTTTCAACGCAAAGACCGCGCAGATGGATCCGGACATGAAGATTCCGGTCGTGATTACGGTCTACGCCGATCGCTCGTTCACCTTTGAGACCAAGACGCCGCCGGCAGCCGATCTGCTGAAGAAGGCCGCGGGTATATCAAAAGGCGCCGGCAATCCGAAGAAGGAAAAAGTCGGAAAGATTTCGCGGGCGAAAATTGAAGAGATCGCGAAAACGAAAATGCCCGATCTGAACACGACGAACCTCGAGAGTGCGATTCGCACGATCGAAGGGACGGCCCGGCAGATGGGACTGACGGTGGAATAA
- a CDS encoding EF-Tu/IF-2/RF-3 family GTPase, protein PGDDTPIVRVSALKALEGDADAAQGVLALMDAVDSFVPEPERDLDKPFLMPIEDVFSITGRGTVVTGKVEQGVIHTGDEIEIVGIRPTQKTTCTGVEMFRKLLDQGEAGDNVGLLLRGIDRKDIERGQVIAKPGSITPHTKFKAEAYVLTKEEGGRHTPFFTGYRPQFYFRTTDVTGVAHLPEGVEMVMPGDNIQMDIELIAPIAMEKGLRFAIREGGRTVGAGTVAEVVE, encoded by the coding sequence TCCCCGGGGACGACACCCCCATCGTCCGCGTCTCGGCGCTCAAGGCCCTCGAAGGCGACGCCGATGCGGCCCAGGGCGTGCTCGCGCTGATGGACGCCGTCGACTCGTTCGTCCCCGAGCCGGAGCGGGATCTGGACAAGCCGTTCCTCATGCCGATCGAGGACGTGTTCTCGATCACCGGTCGCGGCACCGTCGTCACCGGCAAGGTGGAGCAGGGTGTGATCCACACCGGCGACGAGATCGAGATCGTCGGGATCCGTCCCACCCAGAAGACCACCTGCACCGGCGTCGAGATGTTCCGCAAGCTCCTCGACCAGGGCGAGGCCGGCGACAACGTCGGGCTGCTGCTGCGCGGTATCGACCGCAAGGACATCGAGCGCGGGCAGGTAATAGCGAAGCCCGGGTCGATCACACCGCACACGAAGTTCAAGGCGGAGGCGTATGTGCTGACGAAGGAAGAAGGCGGACGCCATACACCATTCTTCACGGGCTATCGGCCGCAGTTCTACTTTAGAACTACCGATGTTACTGGCGTCGCACATCTGCCGGAAGGGGTCGAAATGGTGATGCCCGGGGACAACATTCAGATGGACATCGAGCTGATTGCGCCGATTGCCATGGAGAAAGGCCTGCGCTTCGCGATTCGTGAAGGCGGCCGCACCGTCGGCGCCGGCACCGTCGCTGAAGTTGTGGAATAG
- the nusG gene encoding transcription termination/antitermination protein NusG, with protein sequence MKQWFILHTYSGHEKKVCESLKARVAGTPLEAAISEVLVPTETVVEMRGNKRIESSRMFYPGYVLIEIDCDDKGHIPDDVFHTIRSTPKVTGFVGGQHPTPLTAEEVDQIVNQQAAAAEKPKPKFSYAAGETVRIKSGPFQSFTGKVEEVNEEKSTLKVTVTIFGRSTPVELNFLDVEKVTFTEEE encoded by the coding sequence ATGAAGCAGTGGTTCATTCTTCATACGTATTCCGGGCACGAGAAGAAGGTTTGCGAAAGCCTGAAAGCTCGTGTGGCGGGCACGCCTCTGGAAGCCGCGATTAGTGAAGTGCTGGTTCCGACGGAAACCGTCGTCGAGATGCGCGGCAACAAACGGATTGAGTCGTCGCGCATGTTCTATCCCGGATACGTGCTGATCGAAATCGATTGCGACGATAAGGGCCATATTCCTGACGATGTCTTTCATACGATTCGTTCGACACCGAAGGTGACCGGCTTTGTGGGCGGCCAACACCCGACACCGCTGACCGCCGAGGAAGTCGATCAAATTGTGAATCAGCAGGCCGCGGCCGCTGAGAAGCCAAAGCCGAAGTTCTCGTACGCGGCGGGCGAAACAGTGCGCATCAAATCGGGTCCGTTCCAAAGCTTCACCGGCAAGGTTGAGGAAGTTAACGAAGAGAAATCCACTTTGAAGGTGACCGTCACGATCTTCGGACGTTCGACGCCGGTTGAGCTTAATTTCCTGGATGTGGAGAAGGTTACCTTTACGGAAGAAGAGTAA